The Pseudobdellovibrionaceae bacterium genome segment AAATGCGCGTGTCTTTGCCAATTAAAACCATATGGCCCGAGCCTTTTTTATGAAGCTCTTTTTTTACTAAAACTCCTAAAGCTTGGCCCACTTTTAAAGCCACATCTGTGGTAATAGGAAATTGATTAGCTAGCCCTCTAATACCATCTGTTCCAAATTTTACTGGACTTTCCATATTAACCTTAATAAAAATATAACTTAGCCTGCCACATTGGGATTGGGCTTTAAATTAATATCTGCAGAAACTTCTTGTTTTTTTATAGCAGCCTCTGCCTTAGCATTTTTTTCACTATTAGCAGCTTCTTGCTTTAAAATTTGCACTTGCTCTTCTCGATAAATTTCTAACTGATCTAAACTTTCACCGCTCATAATTAACTCAAATTCTTTATTATCAATAGTTTCAAACTGTAATAATGCTTTGGCTAAAGTGTGTAATAAATTTTCATTGTCTTTTAAAATTTCTGTGGCTTTTATTTTGGCCGCATGAATTAAAGACGAAATTTCGTTATCAATTTCTTCTGCTTTCTTTTCAGAATATTTACTTTGCCCCACACTTTGCATACCTACAAAAACCGGTTTGTCAGAGTCTGCAAAATTAATTGGACCAATGTTGTCATTCATTCCCCATTCACAAATAATTTTTCGTGCTAAATCTGTAGCTCGTTCAATATCGTTAGAAGCCCCTGTAGTAAAATCTTTAAAAATTAATTCTTCGGCAACTCTTCCTCCAAATAAAAAAGATAATAAATTATGCGCTTTAGTTTTCGTCATATTTAATTCTTCTTCTTTGGGAAGGGTTTGTGTGACCCCCAAGGCTCGTCCTCTAGGAATAATACTAATTTTATGAATAGGGTCCATTTGTGGCAATAACTTTCCCACAATGGCGTGACCTGCTTCATGGTAGGCCGTAATTTTTTTATCCTGTTCTGTAACTTTCATGGATTTTCGCTCTGCACCCATTAAAATTTTATCTCTAGATTGTTCTAAGTCTTCCATGGAAATTTGTTGTTTATTTAAACGAGCAGCTCGCAAAGCGGCTTCATTAACTAAATTGGCTAAATCGGCTCCCGAAAAACCAGTGGTTCCTCTAGCTACAGCCTGTAAATCTACATTGCTTGCTATTTTTTCTTCAGGAAGTTTATTAACATAAATTTTTAAAACCTCTTCTCTTCCTGTTAAATCGGGAACAGGAACCATTACACTGCGGTCAAATCTTCCTGGTCTTAAAAGGGCTGGGTCAAGCACATCTAAACGATTGGTGGCAGCTAAAACAATAACTCCATTATTAAATTCAAAACCATCCATTTCTACTAGTAGTTGATTTAAAGTTTGTTCTCTTTCATCATGTCCTCCACCCATACCCGATCCACGGTGTCGACCTACGGCATCTATTTCGTCAATAAAAATAACACAAGGAGCATGTTTTTTTCCTTGCTCAAACAAATCTCTTACTCTAGAGGCACCCACACCCACAAACATTTCTACAAAGTCTGAACCCGAAATGCTAAAAAATGGAGCATCGGCTTCGCCCGCCATGGCTTTAGCTAGTAAAGTTTTCCCTGTACCAGGAGGGCCCACTAACAAAACTCCTTTTGGAATTTTTGCTCCCATATTGGTAAATTTTTTAGGGTTTTTTAAAAAGTCCACAATTTCTACTAAATCCTCTTTGGCTTCTTCTACACCAGCAACATCTTTAAAAGTTATTTTATTTTTAGATTGGTCCATCATCTTAGCTTTGCTTTTTCCAAAGCTCATAATTTTACTTCCTCCCGATTGCATCTGCTTAAAGAAAAATAAAAAAATAACAATTAAAAATACAAACGGTAACCAACTTAACAACAAAGAGACAAAAAAGGATTCTTTTACTTTTTTATAATTAGGAGTTAGTCCATTTTTTTCCACAAGCAATCGCCCTTGCGCACTAATATCCCCTTGTACTTTAAATTTTACAGCACCCTTGTATTCTTTTTTAAACTCTTCTTTCATAGTACCAACAATTTCGCCAATACTGTCGTTGTCTGCAATTTCAAAAGTGACATCTTTTACATGTTTTACCGTTAAAGCGTGCCTAAATTGATTGTAATCAAAATCTTTAATAAAAGCTTTATTCTTTTCTTGATAGTTTTGTATTAACACAATAGCTAACACAACAAATATAGCCCACATTGCAAATGTTTTTTGAGATGCATTTTTCATTTTTACCTCGGTTTTTAATCGGTGTTTAGTCTAATACTTTTTGATGAATTATCAAGGATATAAAGCCAAGGTTGCTTTAATTTCCAACCCTGTCTAGCTATATGGAAAAATTGCTCTTTTTTTGGAGCATTTAAATACTTTAAGAGCTCTAAAACATGACCCATAGAGTAATTTTTCACTTTATTACAATATAAATAATGGGCCAAAGTTCGTTTTTGATCCACTACAGAAAGGCTATAAAACACATCCAAATGGATCTTGTTTTTTACAACCACTTTTTGTAAAAAATCAATATCTTCCTTTTGGTCGCTAGCAATGGCATTTAAAGATTGCGACATATTTTGTAAATATTTTTTATTTTTTTGCGCTATAATTGGCAAAACTTTTAAACGCAACCAATTGCGCAAAAATTGATCGTTTTTATTAGAAGGGTCTTCAAAAAAAGGCACAGCATTTTGATGAACATAATCTTGCAAAGACGATCGCATAACTGTTAACAAAGGTCTTACTAATAAATGATTTTCTTTAATGCTTACTGGTTTAATGGCCACCAAACCTTGCGAGCCCACACCTCTCATTAAACGCATTAATCGCGTTTCTAGTAAATCATCAGCGGTATGCGCGGTAACTAATAATTTTGAGTCAAAC includes the following:
- the tilS gene encoding tRNA lysidine(34) synthetase TilS, with amino-acid sequence FNETEEIKNLEVAVKNSEAEYRKCRYDYFEEILLLSKFDSKLLVTAHTADDLLETRLMRLMRGVGSQGLVAIKPVSIKENHLLVRPLLTVMRSSLQDYVHQNAVPFFEDPSNKNDQFLRNWLRLKVLPIIAQKNKKYLQNMSQSLNAIASDQKEDIDFLQKVVVKNKIHLDVFYSLSVVDQKRTLAHYLYCNKVKNYSMGHVLELLKYLNAPKKEQFFHIARQGWKLKQPWLYILDNSSKSIRLNTD
- a CDS encoding ATP-dependent zinc metalloprotease FtsH — translated: MKNASQKTFAMWAIFVVLAIVLIQNYQEKNKAFIKDFDYNQFRHALTVKHVKDVTFEIADNDSIGEIVGTMKEEFKKEYKGAVKFKVQGDISAQGRLLVEKNGLTPNYKKVKESFFVSLLLSWLPFVFLIVIFLFFFKQMQSGGSKIMSFGKSKAKMMDQSKNKITFKDVAGVEEAKEDLVEIVDFLKNPKKFTNMGAKIPKGVLLVGPPGTGKTLLAKAMAGEADAPFFSISGSDFVEMFVGVGASRVRDLFEQGKKHAPCVIFIDEIDAVGRHRGSGMGGGHDEREQTLNQLLVEMDGFEFNNGVIVLAATNRLDVLDPALLRPGRFDRSVMVPVPDLTGREEVLKIYVNKLPEEKIASNVDLQAVARGTTGFSGADLANLVNEAALRAARLNKQQISMEDLEQSRDKILMGAERKSMKVTEQDKKITAYHEAGHAIVGKLLPQMDPIHKISIIPRGRALGVTQTLPKEEELNMTKTKAHNLLSFLFGGRVAEELIFKDFTTGASNDIERATDLARKIICEWGMNDNIGPINFADSDKPVFVGMQSVGQSKYSEKKAEEIDNEISSLIHAAKIKATEILKDNENLLHTLAKALLQFETIDNKEFELIMSGESLDQLEIYREEQVQILKQEAANSEKNAKAEAAIKKQEVSADINLKPNPNVAG